Within the Bacillota bacterium genome, the region GGGCGCCGACGTGAGTTCACGACCGGCGAACACTGGCGAAAAACAGGTGCTGGACATCTCGGGCCGGCGGGCCGTCTACCGAGGATTGGCGCTGCCGCTCGCCGGGCGGCATCAGCAGGTGAACGCGGCCTGCGCGGTGGCTGCTGCTGAAGTGGTCGGGGAACTTGTTCCTTCCCTGGGTCCCGGGGCAATTCGCGAAGGGCTGGCGGCGGTGCGCTGGCCCGGCCGCTTCGAGGTGCTGGACGGTCGGCCGACGGTGGTGCTGGATGCCGCCCACAACCCCGCCGCCGCCGGTGCGTTGCGGGACACACTGGCCGCACGCTTTCCGGGCCGGGATATCGTCATGGTCTTAGGGGTGTTGGGGGACAAGGACCGGGCGGGTATCGCCGCCGCGCTGGCCCCCGCGGCCCTGGCCGTGGTGGTCACCAGGCCTCCTTCGGAGCGGGCCGTGGATTGGGAGCGGGTGTCGGTGGAGGCTGCCAGGCATTGCGCACACGTGGAAACCGAGCCGGACTGCCTTGCGGCCCTCGGTCGCGCCCGAGCCATTGCCGGAGCGGGAGGAGTGGTGGTCGTCACCGGGTCGGTCTATCTCATCGGCGCCCTCCGGTCGGCCGTTACGTAGCGGCCGTTTTCCGGCCCCCGTCGCCAGCAGTCCCAAGAGCCAATTCCAACGGCTTTAGCCGCGTAAAAACCCAATTAGCGATCCCCTCTTCCAAAAACGGCTTTCCAGCCGGATACCGGTGGCGACTGACCACTGACCACCATAACGGCTTGTTTACTGTGGCCGTCATTGCCGGGCTGCGCCAGGGTCCGCCTCCGCCCGGTGATTTTCCCGCGGGCATGCTCATACAGATTAAGCGATGCTTGCCGAGGCCTGCGGGAGGGGTTGGGGGTTTGGTTTACCTGTACCTGGTGGCCGCTCTGGTGGTGATCCTGTTGGGGGCGCGGTTTTTCACCAACGGGGTGGAGTGGCTGGGCTTGAAGCTGGGACTGGCCAGAGGGGCGGTGGGCAGCGTACTGGCCGCGATCGGCACCGCCCTGCCGGAGACGATGATCCCAGTGGTGGCCATCCTGATGGGTCACAGCCAGGCCGCCGATGAGGTCGGCATCGGGGCGATCCTGGGGGCGCCCTTCATGCTGGCCACCGCGGGTTTCTGCCTGGCCGGGACGAGTGCCGTGGTTTTGAGGCGCCGCCGCGGCTCGGCGCGCGTGCGTCCCCACCCCGACCTTTTGCGCCGAGACCTGGGGTTTTTTCTGGCCGCCTACGCGCTGGCCATCACCGCCGCCTTCCTGCCCCCGGCCGTCAGGCCGGTCGTGGTGGTGATCCTGATTTTGACCTACGTGGTTTTTCTGGTGCGGGCCGTTACCCAGGGCGAGCGCTGCGGAACGGGGGACGACACCGGTCCGCTCTTGGTGGCCCCACGCGCCGCCGACCCGCACCTGGTGTTGATCCTGGGTCAAGTTTGCTTCGCCTTTCTGCTGATTCTCGGGGGGGCCAAGGTCTTTGTGCAGGGGATCGGTTTCCTGGCGCACCATTTCGGCATGGCCCCGCTCTTGTTTGCGCTGCTGGTAGCTCCCATCGCCACCGAGATGCCGGAACTTTTCAACAGCCTGATCTGGATGAAAGAGAAGAAGGACACCCTGGCCATGGGAAACATTACCGGGGCCATGGTTTTTCAGAGTACGCTGGTACCTGCCATCGGCATCTACTTCACCGACTGGCGGTTGACCACGGCGGCCCTCACCAGTGCGGTGCTCGCCCTGACGGCGTCCTGGCTGGTTTTTCTCTACGCCCGCCGGGCCGGGCACCTGGATGGTTGGTTCCTCGCCGCCCTCGGTGGCTCGCTCTACCTCTTCTTCGTGGTGATGGTGGTGCGGGGCGGGTTCTAGAGGGGCGCCCAACGGACGCGCCCGCTACCGGAAGACGAGCCAGTCCGCCG harbors:
- a CDS encoding sodium:calcium antiporter translates to MVYLYLVAALVVILLGARFFTNGVEWLGLKLGLARGAVGSVLAAIGTALPETMIPVVAILMGHSQAADEVGIGAILGAPFMLATAGFCLAGTSAVVLRRRRGSARVRPHPDLLRRDLGFFLAAYALAITAAFLPPAVRPVVVVILILTYVVFLVRAVTQGERCGTGDDTGPLLVAPRAADPHLVLILGQVCFAFLLILGGAKVFVQGIGFLAHHFGMAPLLFALLVAPIATEMPELFNSLIWMKEKKDTLAMGNITGAMVFQSTLVPAIGIYFTDWRLTTAALTSAVLALTASWLVFLYARRAGHLDGWFLAALGGSLYLFFVVMVVRGGF